In Streptomyces sp. P3, one DNA window encodes the following:
- a CDS encoding MMPL family transporter, whose amino-acid sequence MGNGDTRVRGFAARAGGWSARHRWAAVGIWVLFVVLAMGIGSAAGTVEVKESDQLGGETHTAARIIEDAGIEEPAGETVLIQAKSGSLKATDPEFKAAVTAVVAAVGKTGAVTDVTSPYDTRTISKDGRSALVQFDMRGDSDTAGERVEPVLDAVAGVQKEHSSVRIEEIGGASMMKTFDDAFGDDFQQAEYSAVPVALGILLIAFGALVAALLPVALAVTAIMATMGLMSIVSHFQPMDDTASSVMLLVGLAVGVDYCLFYLRREREERAAGHDPQTALRIAAATSGRAVIVSGVTVCVAMAGMLFTGLATFEAMGLASLMVVAVAMVGSVTVLPALLSLLGHRVEKGRIPFLHPDKRRKKGDGGRAAQGSRFWSAVLKVVLARPGVSLVVAAGALLAIAAPAVGMKTQNLTLDQEFGDSLPIVQTYNRVNDAFPGGSEPAEVIVKADDINSADVKAALQAFKEQAVSSGASRGPVEIKLHDAQNVAYVYVPLVGGSDLDKAGASLAKLRDEVRPATLGTVDGVQAPITGQVAGSQDFNDQLAGAVAPVFAFVVVFAFLLMLLSFRSLTVAITSIVLNLLSVGAAYGILVAVFQHGWGASLVGAEGVGAIITWLPLFLFVILFGLSMDYHVFVVSRIREARLRGRTTNEAIEHGVVTTAGVVTSAAVIMVAVFAIFGTLSMQSMKQMGVGLAAAVLIDATIIRGVLLPAVMALLGERNWYLPKWLHWLPDLTHDESPQPVAPVARDDEGRPVGV is encoded by the coding sequence ATGGGGAACGGAGATACAAGGGTGCGGGGCTTCGCCGCGCGGGCCGGCGGCTGGAGCGCCCGGCACCGATGGGCCGCCGTGGGCATCTGGGTGCTGTTCGTCGTCCTGGCCATGGGGATCGGCTCGGCGGCCGGCACGGTCGAGGTCAAGGAGAGCGACCAGCTCGGGGGCGAGACCCACACGGCCGCCAGGATCATCGAGGACGCCGGCATCGAGGAGCCGGCCGGCGAGACCGTGCTCATCCAGGCGAAGAGCGGCTCCCTCAAGGCCACCGACCCCGAGTTCAAGGCCGCCGTCACCGCGGTCGTCGCGGCCGTCGGCAAGACGGGTGCGGTCACCGACGTGACCTCGCCCTACGACACGCGGACGATCTCCAAGGACGGCCGCAGCGCGCTGGTGCAGTTCGACATGCGCGGTGACTCCGACACCGCGGGCGAGCGGGTCGAGCCGGTTCTCGACGCCGTCGCCGGCGTGCAGAAGGAGCACTCCTCGGTGCGGATCGAGGAGATCGGCGGAGCCAGCATGATGAAGACGTTCGACGACGCGTTCGGCGACGACTTCCAGCAGGCCGAGTACTCCGCGGTGCCGGTGGCACTGGGCATCCTGCTGATCGCCTTCGGCGCGCTGGTGGCGGCGCTGCTGCCGGTGGCCCTCGCGGTCACGGCGATCATGGCGACGATGGGTCTGATGAGCATCGTCAGCCACTTCCAGCCGATGGACGACACCGCGAGTTCGGTGATGCTGCTGGTCGGTCTGGCCGTGGGCGTCGACTACTGCCTGTTCTACCTCCGCCGGGAGCGCGAGGAGCGGGCCGCGGGACATGATCCGCAAACCGCTCTCCGGATCGCCGCGGCGACCAGCGGCCGTGCCGTGATCGTCTCCGGTGTCACCGTGTGCGTGGCGATGGCGGGCATGCTGTTCACGGGTCTCGCCACGTTCGAGGCGATGGGTCTTGCCTCTCTGATGGTGGTCGCGGTCGCCATGGTCGGTTCGGTGACCGTGCTGCCGGCGCTTCTCTCGCTGCTCGGCCACCGGGTGGAGAAGGGCCGGATCCCGTTCCTGCACCCCGACAAGCGCCGCAAGAAGGGCGACGGCGGCCGTGCCGCGCAGGGCAGCCGGTTCTGGAGCGCCGTGCTGAAGGTCGTCCTCGCCAGGCCCGGCGTCTCGCTGGTCGTGGCGGCCGGCGCGCTGCTCGCGATCGCCGCTCCGGCGGTCGGCATGAAGACCCAGAACCTCACCCTGGACCAGGAGTTCGGCGACTCGCTGCCCATCGTGCAGACGTACAACCGGGTCAACGACGCCTTCCCGGGCGGCTCCGAGCCGGCCGAGGTGATCGTCAAGGCGGACGACATCAACTCCGCCGACGTGAAGGCCGCGCTCCAGGCGTTCAAGGAGCAGGCCGTGAGTTCGGGCGCCTCCCGGGGGCCGGTCGAGATCAAGCTGCACGACGCGCAGAACGTCGCCTACGTGTACGTGCCGCTGGTCGGCGGCTCCGACCTGGACAAGGCGGGTGCGAGCCTGGCGAAGCTGCGCGACGAGGTGCGGCCCGCCACGCTCGGCACGGTGGACGGCGTCCAGGCGCCGATCACCGGGCAGGTGGCCGGTTCGCAGGACTTCAACGACCAGTTGGCCGGAGCGGTCGCCCCGGTCTTCGCGTTCGTGGTGGTCTTCGCCTTCCTGCTGATGCTGCTGTCGTTCCGCTCGCTGACGGTCGCGATCACCTCGATCGTGCTCAACCTGCTTTCGGTGGGCGCGGCGTACGGCATCCTCGTCGCGGTGTTCCAGCACGGCTGGGGCGCGTCGCTGGTGGGCGCGGAGGGCGTCGGCGCGATCATCACCTGGCTGCCGCTGTTCCTGTTCGTGATCCTGTTCGGTCTGTCGATGGACTACCACGTGTTCGTCGTCTCCCGGATCCGCGAGGCGCGGTTGCGGGGGCGTACGACGAACGAGGCGATCGAGCACGGTGTGGTCACCACGGCGGGCGTGGTCACCAGCGCCGCCGTCATCATGGTCGCCGTGTTCGCGATCTTCGGCACGCTGTCCATGCAGTCGATGAAGCAGATGGGCGTGGGCCTCGCGGCGGCGGTCCTGATCGACGCGACGATCATCCGCGGTGTGCTGCTGCCTGCCGTGATGGCGCTGCTCGGTGAGCGCAACTGGTACCTGCCGAAGTGGCTGCACTGGCTGCCGGACCTCACGCACGACGAGTCGCCGCAGCCGGTCGCGCCGGTGGCGCGGGACGACGAGGGCCGGCCGGTGGGGGTCTGA
- a CDS encoding DUF1697 domain-containing protein: MTTTYAALLRGINVGGNRKLPMAELRTLIEELGHGDVRTYLQSGQAVFSSAHGDEESLAAALTAAIEKRFGFTVGVIVRDHAYLREVADACPFPAADLEAKQLHATYFSGPVDEERFAGIDRAAHLPEDFRLGDRVLYLYAPDGLGRSRLAEQLGRPRVNKGLIATTRNWNTVLKLVEMTRP; the protein is encoded by the coding sequence ATGACGACGACGTACGCGGCCCTGCTGCGCGGCATCAACGTGGGCGGCAACCGGAAGCTCCCCATGGCCGAACTGCGCACCCTGATCGAGGAGCTCGGCCACGGCGACGTGCGCACCTACCTCCAGAGCGGCCAGGCCGTCTTCTCCAGCGCCCACGGCGACGAGGAGAGCCTCGCCGCCGCACTTACGGCGGCGATCGAGAAACGCTTCGGCTTCACCGTGGGCGTGATCGTGCGCGACCACGCCTATCTGCGCGAGGTCGCCGACGCCTGCCCGTTCCCGGCCGCCGACCTGGAGGCCAAGCAGCTCCACGCCACCTACTTCTCCGGACCCGTCGACGAGGAGCGCTTCGCCGGTATCGACCGCGCCGCCCACCTCCCCGAGGACTTCCGCCTCGGCGACCGCGTCCTGTACCTGTACGCCCCCGACGGCCTCGGCCGCTCCAGACTCGCCGAGCAGTTGGGAAGGCCGCGCGTGAACAAGGGGCTGATCGCCACCACCCGCAACTGGAACACCGTCCTCAAGCTGGTGGAGATGACCCGGCCGTGA
- a CDS encoding ketopantoate reductase family protein: MRYVIIGAGAVGGTIAGRLAEAGQQVVLVARGAHRAALAEHGLRLRVPQGLLTFRLPVVESPAEVGTLRADDVLVLAVKTQDAESALRTWGPAPVEGGGTAAERLPLFCAQNGVEGPRLALRRFRHVYGVCVWLPSTHVDPGVVAAAGTPLTGILHLGRHPHGADDTVRRVAADLEKARFEAPVVPDVSRWQYAKLLSNLGNALEAVSGPAADPRAEALYARVRAEGESVLRAAGIPYVSTGEQRAARGDKITLVPLDDAPRGGGSSWQSLSRGTGTIEADHLNGEIVLLGRLNGVPTPLNELLQRLANEFARERREPGSLPLPDLLRLADDAVAFLQDSRGPRSVA; encoded by the coding sequence ATGCGCTACGTCATCATCGGGGCAGGGGCGGTCGGGGGCACGATCGCAGGACGGCTGGCGGAGGCCGGGCAGCAGGTCGTGCTGGTCGCGCGCGGCGCGCACCGGGCGGCGCTCGCGGAGCACGGACTGCGGCTGCGCGTCCCGCAGGGCCTGCTGACGTTCCGGCTGCCCGTGGTCGAGAGCCCGGCCGAGGTCGGCACACTGCGCGCCGACGACGTCCTCGTCCTCGCCGTCAAGACCCAGGACGCCGAGTCGGCCCTGCGCACGTGGGGCCCGGCACCGGTCGAGGGCGGCGGCACCGCGGCCGAGCGGCTGCCGTTGTTCTGCGCGCAGAACGGCGTGGAGGGCCCACGACTGGCCCTGCGCCGCTTCCGGCACGTCTACGGCGTGTGCGTCTGGCTGCCGTCCACCCACGTCGACCCCGGCGTCGTCGCCGCCGCGGGCACCCCGCTCACCGGCATCCTGCACCTCGGCCGCCATCCGCACGGCGCCGACGACACCGTCCGCCGTGTCGCCGCCGACCTGGAGAAGGCACGCTTCGAGGCGCCCGTCGTACCGGACGTCTCCCGGTGGCAGTACGCCAAACTCCTGTCCAACCTCGGCAACGCCCTGGAAGCGGTGAGCGGGCCGGCCGCCGACCCCCGCGCCGAGGCGCTGTACGCGCGCGTACGCGCCGAGGGCGAGAGCGTGCTGCGCGCCGCCGGCATCCCCTACGTGAGCACCGGGGAACAGCGGGCCGCACGCGGCGACAAGATCACCCTCGTCCCGCTCGACGACGCCCCGCGCGGCGGCGGCTCCTCCTGGCAGTCCCTCAGCCGCGGCACCGGGACCATCGAGGCCGACCACCTCAACGGCGAGATCGTGCTCCTCGGCCGCCTCAACGGCGTGCCCACCCCGCTGAACGAGTTGCTGCAACGGCTTGCCAACGAGTTCGCCCGGGAGCGTCGGGAGCCCGGTTCCCTGCCGCTGCCGGACCTGCTCCGGCTGGCCGACGACGCTGTCGCGTTTCTTCAAGATTCCCGGGGACCCCGCTCCGTAGCGTGA
- a CDS encoding TIGR03086 family metal-binding protein, with product MQHDETHRYLSECAAEASRVARGVPAERLDDPTHCPGWTLRTLVDHWVLYTSHGLEHRALRKPLPDELTGRDFTADPHWATAYAEQLERAVAAWADPAVWEGEIDLGSAAMPAAEVASLILKETAVHGWDVAVATGQEFRICDDAARSVLGVVERHGDLYRRYDGFAQAVPVAQDAPVFERALAASGRDPRRGAVRPRG from the coding sequence ATGCAGCACGACGAGACCCACCGGTACCTGTCCGAATGCGCCGCCGAGGCGTCGCGCGTCGCCCGCGGCGTCCCCGCGGAACGGCTGGACGACCCCACGCACTGCCCCGGTTGGACCCTGCGCACCCTGGTCGACCACTGGGTCCTCTACACCTCCCACGGCCTCGAGCACCGCGCCCTGCGCAAGCCGCTGCCCGACGAACTGACCGGCCGCGACTTCACCGCCGACCCGCACTGGGCGACGGCGTACGCCGAGCAGCTCGAGCGGGCCGTCGCCGCGTGGGCCGACCCGGCTGTGTGGGAGGGCGAGATCGACCTCGGGTCGGCCGCGATGCCCGCCGCCGAGGTGGCCTCGCTGATCCTCAAGGAGACCGCGGTGCACGGATGGGACGTCGCGGTCGCCACCGGCCAGGAGTTCCGCATCTGCGACGACGCGGCCCGGTCCGTCCTCGGCGTCGTCGAACGGCACGGGGACCTCTACCGCCGCTACGACGGCTTCGCGCAGGCGGTGCCGGTGGCGCAGGACGCGCCGGTGTTCGAGCGGGCGCTCGCGGCGAGCGGCCGCGACCCGCGCCGGGGCGCCGTCCGACCGCGAGGCTGA
- a CDS encoding sirohydrochlorin chelatase, translating into MHKKPVLPALVVIAHGSRDPRHAATVHALVRRVRSLRPGLRVETGFLDFNVPSVHGVLRSLAADGVRDVVALPLLLTRAFHAKADVPAVLRDAPPQLRIRQAEVLGPSPLLLCALERRLYEAGLSPADKSSTGVVLASAGSSDPEAIAVIAEIAREWRRTGWCAVRPAFASASLPRTEDAVRELRALGCARVAVAPYVLAPGFLPDRIARGATEADVLADVLGPAPEVARVLLERYETARTPALAAVGA; encoded by the coding sequence ATGCACAAGAAGCCCGTTCTCCCCGCCCTGGTGGTGATCGCCCACGGCAGCCGTGATCCGCGGCATGCGGCGACCGTCCACGCCCTGGTACGCCGGGTGCGTTCGCTGCGGCCGGGATTGCGTGTCGAGACCGGTTTCCTCGACTTCAACGTGCCGTCCGTCCACGGGGTGCTGAGGTCGCTGGCGGCGGACGGCGTGCGGGACGTCGTGGCTCTGCCGTTGCTGTTGACCCGCGCGTTCCATGCGAAGGCGGACGTCCCGGCGGTGCTGCGGGACGCGCCGCCGCAACTGCGGATCAGGCAGGCCGAGGTGCTCGGCCCCTCGCCGTTGCTGCTCTGCGCGCTGGAACGGCGGTTGTACGAGGCGGGGCTGTCGCCCGCCGACAAGTCCTCGACCGGGGTCGTGCTGGCCTCGGCGGGGTCCTCCGACCCGGAGGCGATCGCAGTGATCGCAGAAATCGCGCGGGAGTGGCGGCGCACCGGTTGGTGTGCCGTGCGGCCTGCGTTCGCCTCCGCCTCTCTGCCGCGCACCGAGGACGCGGTCCGCGAGTTGCGGGCGCTGGGGTGTGCGCGGGTCGCCGTCGCGCCGTACGTCCTGGCTCCCGGTTTCCTGCCGGACCGCATCGCGCGCGGAGCGACCGAGGCGGACGTCCTGGCCGACGTGCTGGGCCCGGCGCCGGAGGTGGCCCGGGTGCTTCTGGAACGTTACGAAACAGCCCGGACACCGGCGCTGGCGGCTGTGGGGGCGTGA
- a CDS encoding ABC transporter permease — MASTETRTTVAKGTDTKADAGGLAGVEAGLDALDVVAPAARVPFRRTLVDKILPPVVATALLLVVWQITYRTVDDPTKLVSPLDVWHTLRRAWLQGELLGYIWTSVSRGLLGFLFALAIGTPLGLLVARVKFVRAAIGPILSGLQSLPSVAWVPPAVLWLGLNNSMMYAVILLGAVPSIANGLVSGVDQVSPLFLRAGRTMGATGLKGTVYITLPAALPGYVAGLKQGWAFSWRSLMAAEIIASFPDLGVGLGQLLENGRNASDMSMVFEAILLILFVGIAIDLLIFSPLERWVLRSRGLLVKS, encoded by the coding sequence ATGGCCAGCACTGAGACGAGGACGACGGTGGCCAAGGGCACCGATACGAAGGCCGACGCCGGCGGGCTGGCCGGTGTGGAGGCGGGGCTCGACGCGCTGGACGTCGTCGCGCCCGCCGCGCGGGTGCCCTTCCGGCGGACCCTGGTCGACAAGATCCTGCCGCCGGTCGTCGCGACGGCGCTGCTGCTGGTCGTCTGGCAGATCACCTATCGGACGGTCGACGACCCGACCAAGCTGGTCTCCCCGCTGGACGTCTGGCACACGCTCCGCCGGGCATGGCTCCAGGGCGAGTTGCTCGGGTACATCTGGACGAGCGTCTCGCGCGGACTGCTCGGCTTCCTGTTCGCCCTGGCGATCGGCACCCCGCTGGGCCTGCTGGTGGCGCGGGTGAAGTTCGTGCGGGCGGCCATCGGGCCGATCCTGTCCGGGCTGCAGTCGCTGCCGTCGGTGGCGTGGGTGCCGCCGGCCGTGCTGTGGCTGGGTCTGAACAACTCGATGATGTACGCGGTGATCCTGCTGGGCGCGGTGCCGTCCATCGCCAACGGACTGGTCTCCGGCGTCGACCAGGTGTCGCCGCTGTTCCTGCGGGCGGGCCGCACGATGGGGGCGACGGGGCTGAAGGGCACCGTGTACATCACGCTGCCGGCCGCGCTGCCGGGCTATGTGGCGGGTCTGAAGCAGGGCTGGGCGTTCTCGTGGCGTTCGCTGATGGCGGCGGAGATCATCGCGTCGTTCCCCGATCTCGGCGTCGGCCTCGGCCAGTTGCTGGAGAACGGGCGCAACGCCAGTGACATGTCGATGGTGTTCGAGGCGATCCTGCTCATCCTGTTCGTCGGCATCGCGATCGATCTGCTGATCTTCAGTCCGCTCGAGCGGTGGGTGCTGCGCAGCCGCGGCCTGCTGGTGAAGAGCTGA
- a CDS encoding ABC transporter ATP-binding protein — protein MSPQEVTTMATTFAKAAEPTESVAFAARLDHVSKSFAGPGGQQLVLDDITLDVAPGEFVTLLGASGCGKSTLLNLVAGLDRPTAGSITTDGRPALMFQEHALFPWLTAGKNIELALKLRGVAKPERRGKAEELLELVRLKGAYGKRVHELSGGMRQRVAMARALAQESQLLLMDEPFAALDAITRDVLHDELTRIWEETGLSVLFVTHNVREAVRLAQRVVLLSSRPGRVAREWTVDIPQPRRIEDAPVAELSLEITEVLRGEIRRHGQH, from the coding sequence ATGAGTCCCCAGGAGGTGACGACCATGGCCACGACCTTCGCCAAGGCCGCCGAGCCCACCGAGTCCGTGGCGTTCGCGGCACGCCTCGACCACGTCTCGAAGTCCTTCGCGGGTCCGGGCGGGCAGCAGCTCGTACTGGACGACATCACCCTCGATGTCGCGCCCGGCGAGTTCGTCACCCTGCTCGGGGCGTCGGGCTGCGGCAAGTCCACCCTGCTGAACCTGGTGGCCGGCCTCGACCGGCCCACCGCCGGGTCCATCACGACGGACGGCCGCCCTGCACTGATGTTCCAGGAACACGCGCTGTTCCCGTGGCTGACCGCGGGCAAGAACATCGAACTCGCCCTGAAGCTGCGGGGGGTCGCGAAGCCCGAGCGGCGCGGCAAGGCCGAGGAGCTGCTCGAGCTGGTCCGGTTGAAGGGCGCGTACGGAAAGCGTGTTCACGAGCTTTCCGGCGGTATGCGGCAGCGAGTGGCGATGGCCCGCGCGCTGGCACAGGAGAGCCAACTGCTGCTGATGGACGAGCCGTTCGCGGCGCTGGACGCCATCACGCGGGACGTGCTGCACGACGAGCTCACCCGGATCTGGGAGGAGACGGGGCTGTCCGTCCTGTTCGTCACGCACAACGTGCGGGAGGCGGTGCGGCTCGCACAGCGCGTCGTCCTGCTGTCCTCGCGGCCCGGCCGGGTGGCGCGCGAGTGGACGGTGGACATCCCGCAGCCGCGCCGGATCGAGGACGCCCCGGTGGCGGAACTGTCCCTGGAGATCACCGAAGTCCTGCGTGGGGAGATCCGCCGTCATGGCCAGCACTGA
- a CDS encoding aliphatic sulfonate ABC transporter substrate-binding protein — translation MPASLPLSRLRRGVAALAALPLLALAACGYGSQAKEGNANEQVAAGARKIDGLDTVRIGYFGNLTHATALVGREQGILQQALGATKASYATFNAGPSEIEALNAGSLDIGWIGPSPAINGYAKSDGRSLRIVGGSASGGVKLVVDPDKITSLEDVKGKRIATPQLGNTQDVAFLHWIAEQGWKVDAQSGKGDVTVVRSDNKVTPDAFRSGSVDGAWVPEPTASRLVAEGGRVLLDEASLWPGGKFVITNVIVSQKFLEKHPKVVEAVLKGSVETNRWIGANPAKARAAANRQLETDTGKALPADVLDPAWQSIRFTDDPLAATLDAEAAHAVEAGLLEKPDLEGIYDLTILNKVLEAEGESAVDDAGLGVDRPKSR, via the coding sequence GTGCCTGCCAGTCTCCCCCTGTCACGGCTTCGCCGCGGCGTCGCGGCCCTAGCGGCGCTGCCCCTGCTCGCCCTCGCGGCCTGCGGTTACGGTTCGCAGGCCAAGGAGGGCAACGCCAACGAGCAGGTAGCCGCCGGGGCGCGGAAGATCGACGGGCTCGACACCGTGCGCATCGGGTACTTCGGCAACCTGACGCACGCGACGGCGCTCGTCGGCCGTGAACAGGGCATCCTGCAGCAGGCTCTGGGCGCCACCAAGGCGTCGTACGCGACGTTCAACGCGGGCCCCTCGGAGATCGAGGCGTTGAACGCCGGTTCCCTCGACATCGGCTGGATCGGTCCGTCCCCTGCGATCAACGGCTACGCCAAGTCCGACGGCAGGAGCCTGCGCATCGTGGGGGGCTCGGCGTCCGGCGGGGTGAAGCTGGTGGTGGATCCGGACAAGATCACCTCGCTCGAGGACGTCAAGGGCAAGAGGATCGCGACGCCTCAGCTCGGAAACACGCAGGATGTGGCGTTCTTGCACTGGATCGCGGAGCAGGGCTGGAAGGTCGACGCGCAGAGCGGCAAGGGTGACGTGACCGTCGTCCGCAGCGACAACAAGGTGACGCCGGACGCGTTCAGGTCGGGGTCGGTGGACGGCGCCTGGGTGCCGGAGCCGACCGCCTCGAGGCTGGTCGCCGAGGGCGGCAGGGTGCTGCTGGACGAGGCGTCGCTGTGGCCCGGCGGGAAGTTCGTGATCACGAACGTCATCGTGTCGCAGAAGTTCCTCGAGAAGCACCCGAAGGTCGTGGAGGCCGTGCTGAAGGGCTCGGTGGAGACCAACAGGTGGATCGGCGCCAATCCGGCGAAGGCGAGGGCCGCGGCGAACAGGCAGCTGGAGACGGACACCGGCAAGGCGCTGCCCGCCGACGTGCTGGACCCGGCGTGGCAGTCGATCAGGTTCACCGACGACCCGCTGGCGGCCACCCTCGACGCCGAGGCGGCGCACGCCGTCGAGGCGGGCCTGCTGGAGAAGCCCGACCTCGAGGGCATCTACGACCTGACGATCCTGAACAAGGTCCTCGAGGCCGAGGGCGAGTCCGCCGTCGACGACGCCGGTCTGGGTGTCGACCGACCGAAGTCCCGATGA
- a CDS encoding sulfate adenylyltransferase subunit 1, with translation MSTITSEELSATTLLRFATAGSVDDGKSTLVGRLLHDSKSILSDQLEAVERASASRGQEAPDLALLTDGLRAEREQGITIDVAYRYFATPRRRFILADTPGHVQYTRNMVTGASTAELTVILVDARNGVVEQTRRHAAIAALLRVPHVVLAVNKMDLVDYREPVFAAIAEEFTAYASELGVPEVTAIPISALAGDNVVDPSANMDWYGGPTFLEHLETVPVSHDLAHCHARLPVQYVIRPQTAEHPDYRGYAGQIAAGTFRVGEPVTVLPSGRTSTISGIDLLGEPVDVAWTTQSVTVLLADDVDVSRGDLIVPTKDAPATTQDVEATVCHVADQPLTVGHRVLIKHGTRTVKAIVKDIPSRLTLDDLSLHPHPGQLVANDIGRVKIRTAQPLPVDSYADSRRTGSFILIDPADGTTLTAGMVGESFASPEPVKDALDDDGWDF, from the coding sequence ATGAGCACGATCACCTCCGAGGAACTCTCGGCCACGACCCTGTTGCGGTTCGCCACCGCCGGCTCCGTCGACGACGGCAAGTCCACCCTGGTGGGCAGGCTGCTGCACGACTCCAAGTCGATCCTGAGCGACCAGCTGGAGGCCGTCGAGCGCGCCTCGGCGAGCCGCGGGCAGGAAGCGCCCGACCTGGCGCTCCTCACCGACGGGCTGCGCGCCGAACGCGAGCAGGGCATCACCATCGACGTGGCCTACCGCTACTTCGCGACACCCCGGCGCCGGTTCATCCTGGCCGACACCCCAGGTCACGTGCAGTACACCCGCAACATGGTGACGGGCGCCTCCACGGCGGAGCTGACGGTGATCCTGGTCGACGCCCGCAACGGCGTCGTCGAGCAGACCCGCCGGCACGCGGCGATCGCGGCCCTGCTCCGGGTCCCGCACGTCGTTCTCGCCGTCAACAAGATGGACCTGGTCGACTACCGGGAGCCGGTGTTCGCGGCGATCGCCGAGGAGTTCACGGCGTACGCGAGCGAGCTCGGCGTTCCCGAGGTGACCGCCATCCCGATCTCGGCACTGGCCGGCGACAACGTGGTGGATCCGTCGGCGAACATGGACTGGTACGGCGGGCCGACGTTCCTGGAACACCTGGAAACGGTTCCGGTCAGTCACGACCTCGCGCACTGCCACGCCCGGCTGCCCGTCCAGTACGTGATCCGGCCGCAGACCGCCGAGCACCCGGACTACCGGGGCTACGCGGGCCAGATCGCCGCGGGCACCTTCCGGGTCGGCGAGCCGGTGACCGTCCTGCCGTCCGGCCGCACGTCGACGATCTCCGGCATCGACCTGCTGGGCGAGCCGGTGGACGTGGCGTGGACGACGCAGTCGGTGACCGTGCTGCTCGCCGACGACGTCGACGTCTCGCGCGGCGACCTGATCGTGCCCACCAAGGACGCGCCGGCCACCACCCAGGACGTCGAGGCGACCGTGTGCCATGTCGCCGACCAGCCGCTGACCGTCGGGCACCGGGTGCTGATCAAGCACGGCACCCGCACCGTCAAGGCGATCGTGAAGGACATCCCGTCCCGTCTCACGCTCGACGACCTGTCCCTGCACCCGCATCCGGGACAGCTCGTCGCCAACGACATCGGCCGGGTGAAGATCCGCACCGCACAACCGCTTCCGGTGGATTCCTACGCCGACTCGCGCCGTACCGGCTCGTTCATCCTGATCGACCCGGCCGACGGCACGACGCTCACCGCGGGCATGGTCGGCGAGTCGTTCGCGTCGCCGGAGCCGGTCAAGGACGCGCTCGACGACGACGGCTGGGACTTCTGA
- the cysD gene encoding sulfate adenylyltransferase subunit CysD, whose translation MTTTVADTEEGTVSPYALSHLDSLESEAVHIFREVAGEFERPVILFSGGKDSIVMLHLALKAFAPAAVPFSLLHVDTGHNFPEVLEYRDRVVAEHGLRLHVASVQEYIDRGALRERPDGTRNPLQTLPLTEKIQAERFDAVFGGGRRDEEKARAKERVFSLRDEFSQWDPRRQRPELWNLYNGRHAPGEHVRVFPLSNWTELDVWQYIAREGIELPEIYFAHEREVFRRAGMWLTAGEWGGPKDGETVEKRLVRYRTVGDMSCTGAVDSDAVTLDDVIAEIAASRLTERGATRADDKMSEAAMEDRKREGYF comes from the coding sequence GTGACGACGACCGTCGCCGACACCGAGGAGGGCACGGTCAGCCCGTACGCCCTCAGCCACCTGGACTCCCTGGAGTCCGAGGCGGTGCACATCTTCCGCGAGGTGGCGGGCGAGTTCGAGCGGCCGGTGATCCTGTTCTCCGGCGGCAAGGACTCCATCGTCATGCTGCACCTGGCGCTGAAGGCGTTCGCCCCGGCCGCCGTCCCCTTCTCGCTGCTGCACGTGGACACCGGGCACAACTTCCCCGAGGTCCTGGAGTACCGCGACCGGGTGGTCGCCGAGCACGGGCTGCGCCTCCATGTGGCCTCCGTGCAGGAGTACATCGACCGCGGGGCGCTCAGGGAGCGTCCGGACGGCACCCGCAACCCGCTCCAGACGCTGCCGCTCACGGAGAAGATCCAGGCCGAGAGGTTCGACGCGGTCTTCGGCGGGGGCCGGCGCGACGAGGAGAAGGCACGCGCCAAGGAGCGGGTGTTCTCCCTGCGCGACGAGTTCTCGCAGTGGGACCCGCGTCGCCAGCGGCCCGAGCTGTGGAACCTGTACAACGGCCGCCACGCCCCCGGCGAGCACGTCCGGGTCTTCCCGCTCTCCAACTGGACCGAGCTGGACGTCTGGCAGTACATCGCCCGTGAGGGCATCGAACTGCCGGAGATCTACTTCGCGCACGAGCGGGAGGTGTTCCGGCGGGCCGGCATGTGGCTGACCGCCGGCGAGTGGGGCGGCCCCAAGGACGGGGAAACGGTCGAAAAGCGTCTCGTGCGTTACCGCACCGTCGGTGACATGTCCTGCACCGGCGCCGTCGACTCCGACGCGGTGACGCTGGACGACGTCATCGCCGAGATCGCCGCCTCCCGGCTGACCGAGCGCGGCGCGACCCGCGCCGACGACAAGATGTCCGAGGCCGCGATGGAAGACCGCAAGCGCGAGGGGTACTTCTAA